From the Anaerolineales bacterium genome, one window contains:
- a CDS encoding ABC transporter ATP-binding protein, translated as MQRRSPHGMGQVAPEKARNFWPAIRQLLDYLGRYKLSLVGVVILALASTLFSIMGPWLLGMATTELYDGALAQLAGSGAINFAAISRLLLQALGLYLTSAAFAYIMGWVMSAISADISYRLRRDISDKIHRLPLKYFDKITHGEVLSRITNDVEAVNQTLSQSLTQIITSLVTVVGVLGMMLVISWQMTLAALIIVPLSLVSIIVIASRSQKYFVQQLDFISKVNGHVEEMFGGHLVMKAFNGEADSVAEFERRNDALHEVAWKSQFFSGLMIPVLTVVGSLGYVIVAIVGAWMFVQGRVPVGSIQAFIQYVSMLNQPLAQLANVTNVSQMTAAAAERIFDFLAEAEETPDTPTPQQITQPRGEVEFRNVSFGYEADQPVIRNLSALVKPGQKVAIVGPTGAGKTTVVKLLMRFYDVNAGEILVDGQDIRQYTRQDLRRNFAMVLQDTWLYSGSIMDNIRYGVPGASDEDVIAAAKAAYADHFINTLPDGYKMVINEEISNISQGQMQLLTIARAVLADAPILILDEATSSVDTRTELLIQAAMDRLMEGRTSFVIAHRLSTIRNADNIFVMRDGDIVEQGNHAALLAAGGFYAELYNSQFERDSETAA; from the coding sequence ATGCAACGCCGCAGTCCTCATGGCATGGGCCAAGTGGCCCCGGAAAAGGCGCGCAATTTCTGGCCCGCCATTCGCCAACTGCTCGATTACCTGGGCCGCTACAAGCTCAGCCTGGTCGGGGTGGTCATCCTGGCTTTGGCCTCCACCTTGTTCAGCATCATGGGTCCATGGCTGCTGGGCATGGCCACCACCGAGCTGTACGACGGCGCGCTGGCCCAGCTGGCCGGCAGCGGTGCCATCAACTTCGCCGCCATCAGCCGCCTGCTGCTCCAGGCCCTGGGCCTGTACCTGACTTCGGCGGCCTTCGCCTACATCATGGGCTGGGTCATGTCCGCCATCTCGGCAGACATTTCGTATCGCCTGCGCCGCGACATCAGCGACAAGATCCACCGCCTGCCGCTCAAATACTTTGACAAGATCACTCACGGCGAAGTGCTCTCACGCATCACCAACGATGTTGAGGCGGTCAATCAGACCCTCAGCCAAAGCCTGACCCAGATCATCACTTCACTGGTCACTGTGGTCGGCGTTCTGGGAATGATGCTGGTGATCAGCTGGCAGATGACCCTGGCTGCGTTGATCATCGTGCCGCTTTCTCTGGTGTCGATCATCGTGATCGCCAGCCGCTCGCAGAAATACTTCGTGCAGCAGCTGGATTTCATCAGCAAGGTCAACGGCCATGTGGAGGAAATGTTCGGCGGCCACTTGGTGATGAAGGCCTTCAACGGTGAGGCCGACAGCGTGGCGGAGTTTGAACGCCGCAACGACGCCCTGCATGAAGTGGCTTGGAAGTCGCAGTTCTTCTCCGGCCTGATGATCCCAGTGCTGACTGTGGTCGGCAGCCTGGGTTATGTGATCGTGGCGATTGTGGGCGCCTGGATGTTTGTGCAGGGGCGCGTACCGGTTGGCAGCATCCAGGCCTTCATTCAATACGTCAGCATGCTCAACCAGCCGCTGGCGCAGCTGGCCAACGTCACTAATGTTTCGCAGATGACCGCCGCTGCGGCCGAACGCATCTTTGACTTCCTGGCCGAAGCAGAAGAGACGCCAGACACCCCAACCCCACAGCAGATCACCCAGCCGCGCGGGGAAGTGGAGTTCCGCAATGTCAGCTTCGGCTACGAAGCAGACCAGCCTGTGATTCGCAACCTCTCCGCCCTGGTCAAGCCGGGCCAGAAAGTGGCCATTGTCGGCCCCACCGGGGCGGGCAAGACCACCGTGGTCAAGCTGCTGATGCGTTTCTACGATGTCAACGCCGGCGAGATCCTGGTGGATGGGCAGGACATTCGCCAGTACACCCGCCAAGACCTGCGCCGCAACTTTGCCATGGTCTTGCAAGATACCTGGCTGTACAGCGGCAGCATCATGGACAACATCCGCTACGGCGTGCCGGGGGCCAGCGATGAAGACGTCATCGCCGCGGCCAAGGCGGCCTACGCCGACCATTTCATCAACACCCTGCCGGATGGCTATAAGATGGTCATCAATGAAGAGATCAGCAATATCTCGCAGGGCCAGATGCAGCTGCTGACCATTGCGCGCGCCGTGCTGGCCGATGCGCCCATCTTGATCCTGGATGAGGCCACCAGTTCGGTGGACACGCGCACCGAACTGCTGATCCAGGCTGCCATGGACCGCCTGATGGAAGGGCGCACCAGCTTCGTCATTGCCCACCGCCTCTCCACCATCCGCAATGCCGACAACATCTTCGTCATGCGCGATGGCGACATCGTGGAGCAGGGCAACCACGCTGCTCTGCTGGCTGCGGGCGGTTTCTATGCCGAGCTGTACAACAGCCAGTTTGAGCGTGACAGCGAGACCGCGGCCTAA
- a CDS encoding ABC transporter ATP-binding protein, whose translation MLRIAKFLRPYWLFFSLSVLLLFGQANFELALPDYLSQIINIGIQQSGIASPQPAVLRASQMEHLAHFLTADEQARALADYDLAQPGDPTAQAYLADYPGLADQAAYLLRPSAAGPQPALSRALWAAASLEQAAAQAHQTPLQLDLAGLPAGADIWARLGAAQPAQRSAFVADLLAQLDAQGEEALEQGAIQALKAEYAALGMDLGARQTAFIFRIGGLMLLFTLLSGICAVAVGYFAARAAAGVGRDVRAALFRKVESFSSVEFDKFPTASLITRTTNDVSQLQMVTQIVVRMGVYAPILGIGGILRAVGKGSSMWWTIALALLVLTGVIAVAFSLSMPKFRLMQKMVDRLNQVSRETLSGMLVTRAFNRQSFEKERFDTANQDLTANTLFTSRVMVIIFPIMMLVLNLLTVVIVWVGAEQVAQASMQVGDIMAFLQYATQIVMSFLMLSLLFVILPRASISADRIADVLETQPRIVDPPQPKSFSAPFRGQVEFRNVSFRYPGAEEDVLHDISFTARPGQMTAFIGSTGSGKSTIINLIPRFYDVSEGAVLVDGVDIRQVRQAELRDKIGYVPQRATLFSGTIESNLTYGDRAASPAALDEALRIAQASRFVAERENGLQAEVAQAGANVSGGEKQRLSIARALVKKAPIYIFDDTFSALDYRTDAALRRDLRQAYREHTVLVVTQRVSTVRNADQIVVLEQGRVVGKGTHAELMKTSEIYREIALSQLSAEELS comes from the coding sequence ATGTTACGTATCGCCAAATTCTTGCGGCCGTATTGGCTCTTCTTCAGCCTGTCGGTCTTGCTGCTGTTCGGCCAGGCCAACTTCGAGCTGGCTCTGCCGGACTACCTCTCGCAGATCATCAACATCGGCATCCAGCAAAGCGGCATCGCCAGCCCGCAGCCCGCGGTGCTGCGCGCCAGCCAGATGGAACACCTGGCCCACTTCCTGACCGCCGATGAGCAAGCCCGCGCCCTGGCAGACTACGACCTGGCCCAGCCGGGCGACCCGACGGCCCAGGCCTACCTGGCAGACTACCCCGGCCTGGCAGACCAGGCCGCGTATCTGCTGCGCCCCAGCGCAGCTGGTCCGCAGCCGGCGCTCAGCCGGGCTTTATGGGCCGCCGCCAGCCTGGAGCAGGCCGCGGCCCAAGCGCACCAGACCCCTTTGCAGCTAGACTTGGCCGGCCTGCCCGCCGGAGCCGACATCTGGGCCCGCCTGGGGGCCGCCCAACCTGCCCAGCGGTCGGCCTTCGTGGCCGACCTGCTGGCCCAGCTTGACGCCCAGGGTGAAGAAGCCCTCGAGCAAGGCGCCATTCAGGCGCTCAAAGCCGAGTATGCCGCCCTGGGCATGGATCTGGGGGCGCGCCAAACCGCTTTCATCTTCCGCATCGGCGGCCTGATGCTGCTCTTCACGCTGCTCTCTGGCATATGCGCGGTGGCGGTGGGCTACTTCGCAGCGCGGGCGGCGGCCGGGGTGGGGCGCGACGTGCGCGCCGCGCTGTTCCGCAAGGTGGAGAGCTTCTCCAGCGTCGAATTTGACAAGTTCCCAACCGCCTCGTTGATCACGCGCACCACTAACGACGTCAGCCAGCTGCAGATGGTGACCCAGATCGTGGTGCGCATGGGCGTCTACGCGCCCATCTTGGGCATTGGCGGCATCTTGCGCGCCGTGGGCAAAGGCTCCTCTATGTGGTGGACGATCGCCCTGGCTTTGTTGGTGCTCACCGGCGTGATCGCGGTCGCCTTTTCCCTCTCGATGCCCAAATTTCGGCTGATGCAGAAGATGGTTGACCGCCTCAATCAAGTCTCGCGCGAAACGCTGTCCGGCATGTTGGTCACGCGCGCCTTCAACCGGCAATCCTTTGAAAAAGAGCGCTTTGACACGGCCAACCAGGACCTGACCGCCAATACGCTCTTTACCTCGCGGGTGATGGTCATTATTTTCCCGATCATGATGCTGGTGCTCAACCTGCTCACCGTGGTCATCGTCTGGGTCGGGGCAGAACAGGTGGCCCAGGCCAGCATGCAGGTCGGTGACATTATGGCCTTCCTGCAATACGCCACGCAGATCGTGATGTCTTTCCTGATGCTTTCGCTGCTCTTCGTCATTCTGCCGCGCGCCTCCATCTCAGCCGACCGCATCGCAGACGTGCTTGAGACCCAGCCGCGCATCGTGGATCCGCCGCAGCCGAAAAGCTTTAGTGCGCCCTTCCGCGGCCAAGTCGAGTTTCGCAACGTCTCTTTCCGCTACCCCGGCGCCGAGGAGGATGTGCTGCACGACATCAGCTTCACCGCCCGTCCGGGCCAAATGACGGCCTTCATCGGCTCCACCGGTTCGGGCAAATCCACCATCATTAATCTCATCCCGCGCTTTTATGACGTCAGCGAAGGCGCCGTGCTGGTGGATGGTGTCGACATCCGCCAAGTGCGCCAGGCCGAGCTGCGCGACAAGATCGGCTATGTGCCGCAGCGGGCCACGCTCTTCTCCGGCACTATCGAGAGCAACCTGACCTACGGCGACCGGGCCGCCAGCCCAGCCGCGCTGGACGAAGCCCTGCGCATCGCCCAGGCCAGCCGCTTCGTGGCCGAGCGCGAGAATGGCCTGCAGGCCGAGGTGGCCCAGGCCGGCGCCAATGTCTCCGGCGGTGAGAAGCAGCGCTTGTCCATCGCCCGGGCCTTGGTGAAAAAGGCCCCGATCTACATCTTTGACGACACCTTCTCGGCTCTGGACTACCGTACCGATGCGGCCTTGCGCCGGGATCTGCGCCAGGCCTACCGTGAGCACACCGTGCTGGTGGTTACCCAACGCGTCTCCACGGTCCGCAATGCCGATCAGATCGTGGTGCTGGAGCAGGGGCGCGTGGTGGGCAAGGGCACCCATGCGGAACTGATGAAAACCAGCGAGATCTATCGGGAAATTGCGCTGTCCCAACTCAGCGCTGAGGAGCTTTCCTAA
- a CDS encoding antibiotic biosynthesis monooxygenase, translating into MYGLHGKISAITGKRPALLELLLQAAEAMQANPDCLIYIVSEDAADPEGIWVSEVWTSAESHQASLAPEETQALIAQARPLIAGMSDRAELRTLGGKGL; encoded by the coding sequence ATGTATGGATTACACGGAAAAATCAGCGCTATAACAGGCAAACGCCCCGCCCTGCTGGAGCTTTTATTGCAGGCGGCGGAAGCCATGCAGGCCAACCCCGATTGCCTCATCTATATCGTGAGCGAAGATGCGGCCGACCCAGAGGGCATTTGGGTCAGCGAAGTGTGGACCAGCGCCGAGAGCCACCAAGCCTCGCTGGCTCCGGAAGAGACCCAGGCGCTGATCGCCCAGGCGCGCCCGCTGATTGCCGGCATGTCTGACCGGGCGGAACTGCGCACCCTGGGCGGCAAGGGGCTGTAG
- a CDS encoding sodium-translocating pyrophosphatase: protein MGVFCMQQLGLSPFEIWAMWGVLGVAIVGLLYALLLRNQILAEDMGTPKMQEVWGAIRDGADAYLQRQLRSILPLIALLTVAMYLSVTIVPPTPEAIERFEGIPLAQVSNIIGIGRAVGFVLGATFSLAVGQIGMRMAVQGNVRVASAARYSFGEALRIAYRTGTITGMLTDGLGLLGGTVIFIYFGIAAPDALLGFGFGGTLLALFMRVGGGIYTKAADVGADLVGKVENDIPEDDPRNPAVIADLVGDNVGDCAGMAADIFESYEVTIVAGLILGVALYHITGHVEWIIYPLIVRGIGVLSSIFGTYAVKAGKEGNAANAMSAIFSGFLSSAAISVVLFFAAAYYYLNVLSTDGLPGGWWRTPLAVGIGVLLAILIDRMTEYFTGTHQSPVQDIKKAANTGPATLILQGVSVGYESSVWATVVIAATIFSSIVIFGGISADPVESITYILYGVAMTGIGMLTLTGNNVAMDSFGPIADNANGIGEMSWGNKKDKETLKAKQIMADLDAVGNTTKAITKGVAIGSAVIAAVSLFGSYLVDVSRAQAALGIPLAQQIQSIGIRVDVPQVFVGMLIGGALPWLFSSFAIQAVSRAAALIVEEARRQFKKGVLTGKVKPDYRQAVNISTTAAQKELVPLAVLAVVTPILLGLLLGVEALGGALAGIILSGQLLAVFMNNAGGAWDNAKKLIEDEPKDPKKNLGKGSERHKASVVGDTVGDPMKDTAGPALNPMIKVVNLVAVIIAPVVVQITNFGIGEWIAAVVMVGLLVWSIRTSKRTTPVVAAK from the coding sequence ATAGGAGTTTTTTGCATGCAACAATTAGGTTTATCCCCTTTTGAGATCTGGGCGATGTGGGGCGTGCTCGGTGTGGCCATTGTGGGCCTGCTGTACGCGCTGCTGCTGCGCAATCAGATCCTGGCTGAGGACATGGGCACACCCAAGATGCAAGAAGTGTGGGGCGCCATCCGTGACGGGGCAGATGCGTATCTGCAGCGCCAACTGCGCTCCATCCTGCCGCTGATCGCCCTGCTGACCGTGGCCATGTACCTCTCGGTAACCATCGTGCCTCCCACTCCGGAGGCGATCGAGCGCTTTGAGGGTATCCCCCTGGCCCAGGTGAGCAATATCATCGGCATCGGCCGCGCTGTCGGCTTTGTGCTGGGTGCCACCTTCTCGCTGGCTGTGGGCCAGATCGGTATGCGCATGGCGGTACAAGGCAATGTGCGCGTCGCTTCCGCCGCCCGCTATTCTTTCGGCGAAGCTCTGCGTATTGCCTACCGCACCGGTACCATCACCGGCATGCTGACCGACGGTCTGGGCCTGCTGGGTGGTACGGTCATCTTCATTTACTTCGGCATCGCTGCGCCAGACGCCCTGCTGGGCTTTGGCTTTGGCGGCACGCTGCTGGCGCTGTTCATGCGCGTAGGCGGCGGCATCTACACCAAGGCGGCTGATGTGGGCGCCGATCTGGTGGGTAAGGTCGAAAACGACATCCCCGAAGACGACCCGCGCAACCCGGCCGTGATCGCTGACCTGGTGGGCGACAACGTGGGCGACTGCGCTGGGATGGCGGCCGACATCTTCGAGTCTTACGAAGTGACCATCGTGGCCGGCCTGATCCTGGGTGTGGCCCTGTATCACATCACCGGCCATGTGGAATGGATCATTTACCCGCTGATCGTGCGCGGCATCGGTGTGCTGTCCTCGATCTTCGGCACCTACGCTGTCAAAGCCGGCAAAGAAGGCAACGCCGCCAACGCGATGAGCGCCATCTTCAGTGGCTTCCTCTCCTCCGCGGCGATCTCCGTGGTGCTGTTCTTCGCCGCCGCGTATTACTACCTGAACGTGTTGTCCACGGATGGCCTGCCCGGCGGCTGGTGGCGCACGCCTTTGGCGGTCGGCATCGGCGTTTTGCTGGCGATCCTGATCGATCGCATGACCGAGTACTTCACCGGCACGCACCAAAGCCCGGTGCAGGACATCAAGAAGGCTGCCAACACCGGCCCGGCCACGCTGATCTTGCAAGGTGTGTCCGTAGGCTATGAATCCTCGGTGTGGGCGACTGTGGTGATCGCCGCCACGATCTTCTCCTCCATCGTGATCTTCGGCGGCATCAGCGCCGACCCGGTCGAGAGCATCACCTACATTCTGTACGGTGTGGCCATGACCGGCATCGGCATGCTGACGCTGACCGGCAACAACGTGGCGATGGACTCCTTTGGTCCCATCGCCGACAACGCCAACGGCATCGGTGAGATGTCCTGGGGCAACAAGAAGGACAAAGAAACCCTCAAGGCCAAGCAGATCATGGCCGACCTGGATGCAGTGGGCAACACCACCAAGGCGATCACCAAGGGTGTCGCCATTGGCTCAGCCGTGATTGCGGCCGTCTCACTGTTCGGCTCCTATCTGGTGGACGTGAGCCGGGCCCAGGCTGCCTTGGGCATCCCTCTGGCCCAGCAGATCCAGTCCATCGGTATCCGCGTGGACGTGCCGCAGGTCTTCGTAGGTATGCTGATCGGTGGCGCTCTGCCCTGGCTGTTCTCCTCCTTCGCCATTCAAGCGGTGAGCCGTGCGGCTGCGCTGATCGTGGAAGAGGCTCGCCGCCAGTTCAAGAAGGGTGTGCTGACCGGCAAGGTCAAGCCGGACTACCGCCAGGCGGTGAACATCTCCACCACCGCGGCGCAGAAGGAACTGGTGCCCCTGGCCGTGCTGGCCGTGGTCACCCCGATCCTGCTGGGCCTGCTGCTGGGTGTGGAAGCCCTGGGCGGCGCCCTGGCAGGCATCATCCTCTCCGGCCAACTGCTGGCGGTGTTCATGAACAACGCCGGCGGCGCCTGGGACAATGCCAAGAAGCTGATCGAAGACGAGCCCAAGGACCCCAAGAAGAATCTGGGCAAAGGCTCCGAGCGTCACAAGGCCAGCGTGGTGGGCGACACCGTGGGTGATCCGATGAAGGACACCGCCGGTCCGGCGCTGAACCCGATGATCAAGGTGGTCAACCTGGTGGCAGTGATCATTGCCCCGGTCGTGGTGCAGATCACCAACTTCGGCATCGGCGAGTGGATCGCGGCAGTCGTGATGGTTGGCCTGCTGGTCTGGTCGATCAGAACCAGCAAGCGCACCACCCCTGTTGTGGCAGCCAAGTAG
- a CDS encoding GIY-YIG nuclease family protein, which yields MAQQGKYYIYILSNPTGTLYTGVTNNLERRIWEHKARANQGFASKYKIDLLMYYEEFDFVEDAIAREKQIKAWRREKKRNLIETTNPTWQYLSHDWF from the coding sequence ATGGCGCAGCAGGGGAAGTATTACATCTACATCCTGAGCAACCCCACGGGCACGCTTTACACCGGTGTCACTAACAACCTTGAGCGGCGAATCTGGGAGCATAAAGCGCGCGCCAATCAAGGTTTTGCCAGCAAATACAAGATCGATTTGCTTATGTACTATGAAGAATTTGACTTTGTCGAGGATGCCATTGCTCGCGAAAAGCAAATCAAAGCCTGGCGTAGAGAAAAGAAGCGCAATCTAATCGAGACGACCAACCCCACCTGGCAGTACCTCAGCCACGATTGGTTCTAA